The nucleotide sequence TCTGCGCGTGTCGGACGCGGTATCCTGCCTTGGCTGTGGAAGTCGACGATGTCTATGTCTGGTTCTGGATCGGCTCTCACGCTGACCACGATCGGCTAATCGGCTAGTTCTTAACCTCCACCAGCTTTCGCAGCACCGCCTTGAAGCGGATGCTGCGCTTGCCGGCGAGCGCGGTGGCCTCTCCTTCCGCGCCATTGCCGTCGTACGTGCCGGAAAAACCGATGCCGACTTCATGGCCGCCGAACAGCGGTCGTTCGATCCTGGAGGGCGTATGCTCGCGGTTGACGAGTTCGCCCTTCCATTTGCCGTTCGCCGCCGAGTACGCCCCGATATAGTCGAAGAACGCGTCGCCGCCCCGGATGCGGCCGTCATGCAGCATCATGACACCGGTGTTGCCGGCGTCGATGCCGTCCAGCATGCGGATGTGGATGGAGTAGAGCCCGTTGCCGATCCCGTCAGGGCCGACCGCACCGGGCGGCGGCGCGTCGGCGTCGTTGATCGGGGTCAGGACGGCC is from Bradyrhizobium sp. AZCC 2176 and encodes:
- a CDS encoding GrlR family regulatory protein gives rise to the protein MLRGLYKFRFTTERGEGSGVMFATAGGRLYGGDSGSSFIGHFTEGDGVISAECMMSRHYHDPGYVPMFDVDNVAMNFTGAACGEEVHFEGGSAALPGVRFTAVLTPINDADAPPPGAVGPDGIGNGLYSIHIRMLDGIDAGNTGVMMLHDGRIRGGDAFFDYIGAYSAANGKWKGELVNREHTPSRIERPLFGGHEVGIGFSGTYDGNGAEGEATALAGKRSIRFKAVLRKLVEVKN